The nucleotide window CATTACAACAATTAGATGCGTTTTGGGATGAAGCAAAGCGTATAGAAAAAGGGGAGTAAGATAATGCGTTTAGATAAATTTTTGAAAGTTTCCCGATTAATTAAACGCCGTACATTAGCAAAGGAAGTTGCGGTACAGGGGCGTATTACAATTAATGATAAAGTAGCAAAAGCAAGCAGTACGGTAAAAGTAGGCGATGAGCTAGCAATTCGTTTTGGTCAAAAAATTGTGACTGCACGTGTAGAAGAAATACGTGAAAATGTTAAAAAAGAAGAAGCATTAAAAATGTTTACAATTATAAAAGAAGAACGTCTTGATAAAGTAGAGCCTGAATTTATTGACGATGAAGATTAATAGATAATAAAGAGAGCATGACAGCGATTTTGTTGTCATGCTTTTTTGTGTACGAGCATATAGTGTAAAACTATGAAATAAGGGAGGACTTACATGACAATTCATCAAGAAAGCACTCGTTACACAATTTCATCTGGCGACCATTTAGTGACGGTGCGCAATCGCAAGCGAATGGATATGACATCTGTAAAGTCAATCGAACGATTTGACCAAGAAGAATTCTACGTGCATACATCTCAAGGACATTTACTAATTCGAGGCGAGGAGCTACGCATTGTTCATTTAGATGTGGATAAGGGGCTACTTACGCTAGAAGGTGAAGTAAAGCAACTGCAATATGACGAAAGTGATAGTGGTCTATCGAAAAGCTTCCTCCATAAATTGTTTGGATGATGATGAGCGCGCAACTTGTAAGCATTATTGTCATGTTTATAAGTGGAATCGCTGTAGGTGCAGTTATTGATTGTACAAGAACTATATTTTATAACATTCCGTTTAAAAGTGTACGCTATGTAAAAACGTTTATAGAATGGTTCGTTTGGTTGGCTTTAGGGGTATGTACGTTTTACTTATTGTTTTTAATAAAAGGCGGGCAGTGGCGTGTTGTGGATCCACTCGCCCAAATTGCAGGTATTATTACGTATGAATTTGTATTACAAAGAATGTTTCGTTTCCTAGGACGAGTATTTGTGACACTAGTTATTAAGCCCATTTATTTTGTTGGGCATTTAATTGTTCGATTTATACGCACGGTCCTACGTTGGATTGTTGGGTTTTTCGTAGTGTTAACACGTCCAATTTACAAACTTTTCAAGAAAATTATGTAAAAAACCTTTTAAATGAAAAGGGGAACTCGTATAATAGAGACTACTATTTAAACTAATGGAGGCGACGGAATGGTACGAAGAAAATCACATGAAGAGCTACATACCCGCAATGTTCAGTCTTTGAATAACGACTATGTCCGCTCGAATCCGCAAGCAAAAAAACAATATAAAGCAAGACAAGCAGTTTTACGTCGTAGAAGAATGGCTATCTTTTTCATTTTAGCAGCAATAGTGATTACGGGATTGGTACAAGCAAACGAAGTACAAAAAGAGCGACTAGCTGCAAAAGAAGACCAGAAGGCCATTGTAACAGAAAAGCTTAATGAAACATTAGAGCAGCAAGAAATGCTTAACTTGCAAATTGCCAAGTTAGAAGATGATGAATATATCGCTAAATTAGCGCGTAAGGAATTTTTCTTATCCGAAGAAGGCGAGATTATCTTCACAATTCCTAAAACAACAGAAAAAAATGATGAGGAAGACAAGGAATAGCCATCAGAATTGAGTGAAATGGACCATTTGTTTGTAATCACTATGGTATTGCCTATAATTCCTTAAAATCAGATGAATATCCTTCAAATTTATTATTTTTATGATAAATCATTGGTAGTAATTACCTTTTTGGTGGAGTGTCTTGTTGACACTCTTTTTATGTTAGCTATAATTAGAGAAGAAACTAATGAAATACAGTTTCAGTATAATGAATAATGACTTTTCATTTGAAAGGTCTCTCAAAATTTAAGGAGGAGCATTTTTTTTATGTCAATTGAAGTAGGCAGCAAGGTACAAGGTAAGGTAACAGGCATCACAAATTTTGGCGCATTCGTTGAACTTCCAGATGGTAAGACAGGTTTAGTTCACATTAGTGAAGTAGCAGATAACTATGTAAAAGATATTAATGAGCATCTTAAAGTAGGCGATGAAGTCGAAGTTAAAGTGATGAATGTTGAAGCGGATGGGAAGATTGGTCTTTCAATTCGTAAAGCAAAGCCTCAAGCTGAGCGACCAGAGCGTCCGCAGCGTCCTCGTCGTGAAAATAATCGTTCAAACGATCGTAATGATCGCCAACCAAAGGAAAGCTTTGAACAAAAGATGGCACGTTTCTTAAAAGATAGCGACGAGCGATTAACAACATTAAAACGTGCAACAGAATCTAAGCGCGGTGGCCGAGGAGCTCGCAGAGGTTAATTTGGCTGGCTATTTGAATCGTAGAAAAAGTGACATATAGATGATAAAGGAGCTGTAATGTAAGAGATTTCTTACATTACAGCTCCTTTTAGTTTAGAAAAATAGATAGTTGAACAGAAGGTGGAAACTCATTTCCCATCATTCTTTTTTTGTACCTTCAGTATTATGCTTTATAAGTACGCGAATTAGAGTAATGAAGCAAAAAACTCCGCCAACTAAGCCAATAAAGATCATAATCGTTTGAAGCATTACTGGCAACTTTGTTAAAACAACGCCCCCAACAATTAATAGCATGCTTATTCCGCATAGAAAAGCTAGGTATGTAAAGTTTTGTACCAAAGAAAACGCCTCCTCTTTCACGTCTATTATAAGGGATAATACAAATAAATTTCCATTCAATGGGAGAGGTAGGTATGAAAAAAGAGCCACCTTATAAAAGGTGACTCTTTAATAGGATGACCCGTACGGGATTCGAACCCGTGTTACCGCCGTGAAAGGGCGGTGTCTTAACCACTTGACCAACGGGCCATAAAAAATATGGTGGCGGCAGAGGGAGTCGAACCCACGACCTTTCGGGTATGAACCGAGTGCTCTAGCCAACTGAGCTACACCGCCAAAATTAACAACAAAATTAATAATACAGGGCAACGATTTAAGTGTCAACACTATTTTATTAAATTTCTAGGAAAAATAATCTCTTTTTGCTTTTGATTCGATAATCTACCACAAAATACAAGAGATGAGGGCTTTTTAGAGGAAATAGCATGTCAACTTTTGTTGAAAAGTAAAACTTTGATAGTTACATGATAGAAACCGTCGAACACTTTATTAAGCATGCTTCTATAAACAGACAAAAATCTGCTCATCTTCTTTATATAATGACGGAAAAAAGAAAAGGTGATAGAAATGGCAACAGTAAACGGAGAATCAGAATTCCAGTCCTTCTACTTAAATTCGACCACGTTACAGGCAAAAAAAATAAAAAGTATTGTTACTGGAATTATATTATTTATAGCATTTTGTTTTGCGCAAGCAACCTTTTTTGAAGTTATTGCCCCATTATTTCTTCCGTTTTGGTTAATTGTTCGTTCTAAGTTTCAATCATTTCAAACAGTCGCATTAATTGGCGGATTTGCAGGAACATTATTTTTAGGGGTAGGACAAGGAGTCATTTTGTTGCTCGAGATTATACTAGTTGAAGGCTTTTTACGCTTTAAATACTTGCGAATGTCCCCCTATGTAGCGGTCCTTATAGCGATTGGTATTGTACAAATAGCATGGCAAACAGTCGCACATGGAGGAATTCCACCTTTTTTAATTTTATTTTACGTATTTAACGAATGTTTTTTTTCAATGGTTATGTTGTTTTTTATGAACCAGTTTTTTGTGCCACTACAAGAAATAGAAAACTATCATTGGTCTAAGGAGAAGGCAGTAGCTCTTTTTGTAGTAATGGCAGGGGTTGTTATTGGGATGCAAAATTTGACGCTATTTTATTTCTCTTTACCATTTATATTGATGCATCTTTTAATATGTGTAGTAGCAGCGGTAACAACAGTAGGAGCGACTGTCGTTTTTACGCTGTCACTAGGGTTTATTATAGGTATGGCAAATTTATCCTTTACAAGCATGATGATTTTATATGCATGTACAGGGTTAATAACGGGCTTAATGCAATCAACGGGCCGTTATGGAATAGCGCTATTTAGTTTGTTTCCAAGTGTATTTTTCTTCTTTTATGATGCGACATTACCAATCGACAGTGTGTATTTTTTGTCGATTTTAACAGGGACGATCGGTTTTTTATTTTTCCCACAGACGCAATTAGATCAGCTTCAACGTTATTTTAATAAGCATTCAAACCACCAAATTGTTGTGAATAATAATGAATTAGCAACCGAGCATCTGAAGCAATTTCAGCAATTTGTATCGTTTATGAAAGGTCTTGTGTTTGACCGGTTTACACAGGAAATTCAAGCAAATCAAAAGAAAGAATCTTTCATCATTTGTTCGAGCTGTTTTCGATACGAACAATGTTGGGGGGAGCGACGTGAAATGGAAAAGACGGTAGAGAACTGGCAAATGGCACGAAGAAGTTCAAAGCCTTTAGAATGGATTCGAGCAGAAGAACAAGTGAAAGGAAGATGCATTAAATCAGCAAAGCTGCTAGAAGAATTAGAATCAGCTTTGCATAAAGAAAATATGGAAAGGCAATTTTATCATGGGAAAAAGATGATTGCCCTTCAACTACGCGATTTAAGTCATCATTTAGAGCAATTGTTGGATGTGCGACAAAATGAAATCGAAATAACTGAAATGGACGATTATGTACAGGAGTTTTTAAAGGAGCACCAAATAAATTGCGTCCGTATAGAATGGATAAAGACAGATATTGGTGCAAGGGAGCTTATTTGTTCCATTGCAGATGAGCGTGAATCACATATCGTTATTCGACAAGTGGAGCAATTATTGCTGGAGTTATTGCATGAACCAATGCAAGGTAGTCAAATCCAACAAATTGAAACACCATTTTTTTATCGTCAATTAAGGTTTCGTTCAGCAATTCGCTATCAATTGGAGTATGATATATATAAGCACTCACAAGGGCAACAAATGGTCTCGGGTGATTCTTATAGTGTATTTGCGATTCATCCAGGCTTAATGGCCATCATGTTATCTGACGGGATGGGGACAAGTTATGCAGCACAGCAAGAGAGTAGTCGTTTAATTCAAATGATGCAAGAATGTATCTCGTACAATATGGATCCAGAAACAGCGATGCATACGATGCATTATGTACAGTCATTAAAAAAAGACACGGATATGTACGCTACGATGGACTTTGCATTGGTAGACTTACAATTAGGTGATTTATGGTGCTGGAAAGCCGGCAGTATGACAACTTACGTGCTTCGCGGTGGCGATTTGTTTAAAATAGAAAGTAAAAGTGCACCAATTGGATTTTTACCGGATTTTGCAGTGGATACAGAGATGTTTTCCTTACTTTCTGAGGATACGATATTAATGATTTCAGATGGCTTATTTTCAAGCAATGAAAGCTGGGAACTACAAGAGCAATTATTTATTCAGTTGATTCGTCAAGGAATAAAAAAGGGCAACTCCATTCAAGTGGTATTATATGATGTCATGGCTCAATTCAAAGAGCGCCATCCAGTAAATGATGATTGTACGGTCATGTTATTCCGCTTGCAGCATGTGGCAACCCAGTGGTCTGTTTTTAGACCAGCATATCAGTGAAGGCTTAAAAAGAGATGGATATATGATTCAATAGATGAGGTGAGAGGGATGCATGCATTAGAGCATCGTGTATTAGCCTATATTAAACAACAACAATTGATTTCTAAAGGGGATCGATTGCTTGTTGCTTGTTCGGGAGGCGTTGATTCTATGGCGCTTCTTTCTTTTTTGGTTAAATTTCAACAGTATTTTGAAATTGAAGTAGCCGTTGCGCACGTGGATCATATGTTGCGCGGAGATGTATCAGACGGTGATCGACGATTTGTAGAAGAAATGGGTGAGCAGTGGGGCGTAGCGGTATTTAGCTGTGCCATCCCGATTGCCTCCTATCAGCAACAAGAAGGTGGTAATTCTCAAGCGATTTGTCGGAGGGAGCGCTATCGTTTCTTTGATGAAGTGATGTTAAAAGAAGGTTTTACAAAGCTTGTAACAGCACATCATGCCGATGATCAGCTTGAGTCTATGTTAATGGCTTTGACGAAGGCGAGTTCACTTAATGGGCTAAAGGGTATTTTACCTGTTCGAGCCTTTCAAAAACATTTTGTAATTCGACCTTTTTTAACGGTTACAAAAAGAGATATTGGGGAATATTTACATAACGAGGGTGTTTCCTACCGGGAAGATGCGAGTAATGAAAAAGATACGTACACACGAAATCGATTCCGTCATCATATTGTGCCAATGCTAAAAAAGGAAAATGGTGCAGTTTCGTCTCATGCTGTACAAATTGCCCAACAGCTGGCAGAGGATGATTTGTTTTTAATGGAGCTGGCGTTTAGCCGTTTTTCAGAGCTTTTTGAACAAATTACTCAAAATTGTTATAAAGTGAAGGTTTCTGCCTTACAAAGTGAACCACTTGCTTTACAAAGAAGGCTCATTTTAATACTATTAAATTATATTTATAACGATTCAAATACGATTCAAAGCTACGCACTTTGTACGGCGATTTTAACGTTGTTAGAAACGTCAGAAGGTAGTCGTTCAGTTGATTTACCTGAGAATTTTATTGCGCGACGTCAATACGATGAAGTTGTATTTGAACGAAAGCAACAAAGCGCTCCGATTTCAAAGCAACATTTAACTTTGAATGAGTGGCATACAGTAGGGGCGATGCGTATGTTTATCGGGGAATTAGCAGTTTGTGATGAAGCTTCTCTTGTAAAGTATCAACCTGTTTTTTTCACCGCTTCTACGGTTTCGTTTCCGCTTTCTGTAAGAACCCCAAAGCAAGGAGATCGCATTGCATTACACGGCATGCAGCAAAAGAAAAAAGTTTCTCGCATTTTTATTGATGACAAGATTCCTTTAACAAAAAGAGCTAATTGGCCATTAGTAGTCGATGCTACTGACGAGCTTTTAGCAATAGCAGCTGTACGGGTAAACAATAAATTTTCTAACGTAAAGTCATCGGCACATGATTACGTGTTCATCGTCGATAGCAATGAACGTTTTTAGAAAGTTTGAACAATCTAAGGAGGAATCTACTCATGATTCAAAATGATATCGAAAAAATAATGATTACCGAAGAACAAATTCAAGAGCGTATTAAGGAATTAGGAGCACAATTAACAGAAGAATATGCAACTCGTTTCCCTTTAGCTGTTGGTGTCTTAAAAGGTGCTATGCCTTTCATGACAGATTTAATGAAGCGTTTTGATTCTTACGTAGAACTGGATTTCATGGATGTAACAAGCTATGGAAATGCAACAGTTTCATCAGGCGAAGTAAAAATTGTAAAAGACTTAAACACATCTGTTGAAGGTCGCGACGTGATTATCATCGAAGATATCATTGATAGCGGTTTAACATTAAGCTACTTAGTAGACTTATTTAAATACCGTAAAGCAAAATCAATTAAGATCGTTACATTATTGGACAAGCCATCAGGTCGTAAAGTGAACTTAGATGCAGACATCGTAGGCTTCGAAGTACCAGACGGTTTCGTAGTAGGCTATGGTTTAGATTACGCAGAAAAATATCGTAACTTACCGTACATTGGGATTTTAAAACCAGAAGTATACTCATTTTAATTCGCTATTATAGGTGTTATGAGGAAGCAATTTAAAGTAATTGAGCGGATTTTGTCATAAATCGTTCGAACATTTAAAATGCTAGGTGCTTTTCGTTGTATGAAATTTTCAACGTATGTTAAGATTTTACTTATAGTTTTTCTGTAACGTTGTGAGGAGGCTGGGGATGAATCGAATATTTCGATACACCATATTTTATTTACTAATATTTCTCGTAATCATCGGGATCTTTGGAACATTTAATGGTGGAAAACAAACAACTGAAGACCTTGATTACCATGAGTTTTTCAAGGCTTTAGATAGTAACAAGGTTGACTCGATTACGATTCAACCTGAAAAAGGTGTCTACAAAATCGTTGGAACGATGAAGGGTGCTAAAGAAGGTGAAGAATTCACCGTTAACATTCTTCAAAACGATCAAACATCGGTTGACCGTATTACAAAAATTCAAGATGGTGCTTATCCAGGCGTAAAAATTATGGAGGCACCGCAAACAAGTGGCTTTGTAACATTCCTTACAAGTATTATTCCATTTGTTATTATCATCATTTTATTCTTCTTCCTATTGAGTCAGTCTCAAGGTGGCGGTAATAAAGTAATGAACTTTGGTAAATCGAAAGCTAAGCTTTTCGACGACTCGAAGAAAAAAGTTCGCTTCAACGACGTTGCAGGTGCTGACGAAGAGAAGCAAGAGCTTGTAGAAGTTGTAGACTTCTTGAAGGATCACCGCAAATTCACGGATATCGGTGCACGTATTCCGAAAGGTATCTTACTTGTTGGTCCTCCAGGTACAGGTAAAACATTACTTGCACGTGCAGTAGCGGGTGAAGCAGGAGTACCATTCTTCTCGATTTCAGGTTCTGACTTCGTAGAAATGTTCGTAGGTGTCGGTGCGTCACGTGTTCGTGATTTATTCGAAAACGCGAAGAAAAACGCACCATGTATCATTTTCATCGATGAAATTGATGCAGTAGGTCGTCAACGTGGTGCAGGTCTTGGTGGTGGTCACGATGAGCGTGAGCAAACATTAAACCAATTACTAGTTGAAATGGATGGTTTTGGTGCAAACGAAGGTATCATTATCATCGCTGCAACTAACCGCCCAGACATTTTAGATAAGGCATTATTACGTCCTGGTCGTTTTGACCGTCAAATTACAGTTGGACACCCAGATGTAAAAGGACGTGAAGCAATTCTAAAAGTACACGCACGTAATAAGCCGCTAGCTGATACAGTTGATTTAGCAGCAGTTGCGTCACGTACACCAGGATTCTCAGGTGCCGATTTAGAAAACTTACTAAACGAAGCAGCACTTGTTGCAGCTCGTAAAAACAAAAAAACAATTAACATGGTCGATATAGACGAAGCATCTGACCGCGTAATTGCGGGTCCAGCAAAGGCAAGTCGTGTTTACTCTCCAAAAGAGAAAAAGCTAGTGGCATTCCACGAAGCTGGCCACGTTGTTGTTGGTCTAGAATTAGATGAAGCAGATACAGTTCACAAAGTAACAATCGTACCACGCGGCCAAGCGGGTGGATATGCAATTATGTTGCCGAAGGAAGAGCGCTTCTTTACGACAAAACAAGAGTTACTTGACCGTATTGCCGGCTTATTAGGTGGACGTGTTGCGGAAGAAATTGTACTTGGAGAAGTATCAACAGGTGCGCATAATGACTTCCAAAAGGTAACAAGCATTGCCCGTGCAATGGTAACAGAATATGGTATGAGTGAAAATCTTGGTGCGGTTCAATATGGATCTAGCCAAGGTGGCAACCCGTTCTTAGGTCGTGACTTCGGCTCAGACCAAAACTATTCTGATTCAGTTGCTTATGAAATCGACAAGGAAGTTCAACGTATTGTTGATGAGCAATATGCACGTACAAAACGCATCTTAACGGAAAACCGTGATTTATTAGATTTAATTGCGAATACGTTAATGACGAAAGAAACATTAAACGCGCAAGAAATCGAGCATTTACGTGATCACGGTGTACTACCTCCTGAAGAGTCGGTTACAGAAGAATCTACTGTTCAACTATCAAAAGAAGCAACTCCTGTTATTGAAAAATCAGGTGATGCATCGATTAATGATGAAGTAATCGGTAAGCCAGTAGATCCGACAGTAGAAAATTTACCAAAAGACGATCAAATTGACCGTCCACAAGGTATTAACGAAGACCGTCCAAAACAATAAATAATATACGAGCTCCCTTTCATGTATGGGGGCTCGTTTTTTTGTTTTTGAATGGTGAATGGTTTTTGGAGTAAGCAAATTAATTGAGTTCTGATTAAAATCGATTATAATTGACTAGTCAATAATTGATTTATCATATGACAAAAAGAAGTTTTAGGGAAGGGAGATCTTATGACGAGTAGTGAGCAATTAAAACAAATTATTTTGCTAATGAAGACGATTGATCGACAAGTAACAAAGCAATTTGAGCAACAAACAGATATTAGCATGACACGGTATGAGCTTTTGTACACACTCGTAAATAAGGGGACCGTTTCACAGCATGTTTTGAAGCAAGCATTGCAAATTGACCAAGCAGCAATAACAAGACATTTAAAGCTTTTAGAAGAAGATCAATTTGTCGTCCGCAGTCGGAACGCACAAAACAATAGGGAAGTGCATGTAAGTATTACGAAGGAAGGACGAGCACACTTAACGATATGCAAGGGTGGAAAAGATAGCTTTTTAGAAAAACTGACAGAAGGTTTTTCGGAGGAGGAGCTACGGAAGTTTTATGAATTATTAGTCCGCCTACAAAAAAATAGTGATCAATGTGAGTAAGCTTAATTTATATAATAAAGGAGAAACGTAATGACAACTCAAACTCAATCAGCAAAAGAATTAATGCACATAAGAAAATCTGTACGAAAATACAACGAGGGTGTAACAATTCCAAAGGAAGTATTACAACAACTAATTCAGGATGCAATTTCAGCACCATCTTCAAGCAATATGCAACCTTGGCGCTTTTTGGTCATCCAAGATCAAGAAGTAAAAAAAGAGTTACTTCCGATTGCCAATAACCAAGAACAAGTAGAAAAGTGCTCCGCTATTATTGCAGTATTAGGCGACATAGAAATGTATGAGCGTTCAGAAGAAATTTACAATGCAAACGTTGAAAAAGGTGTAATGTCACAAGAGGTTGCGGATATGATGATTGCAAACTCACGTAAGCTATATAGCTCGTTACCTCAAGAAGTAATCAAAAATATTATTCATTTTGACGCGGGATTAGTATCCATGCAAATGATGCTATTAGCTAAAGAACTTGGTTATGATACAGTGCCAATGGGAGGCTTTAACAAAGTAGAATTTGCGAAATACTTTAACCTACCAGCAAACGAAGTCCCAATATTATTAATTGCTATAGGAGAAGCAGCAGTACCAGCACACGGTTCTACACGAATCCCAGCTGAAAAGATTACGCGTTTCATTTAATCAATACGTATAAAACAGCAACACTATAAACAAGGCATTAATCTATGGTATCATTTTGAAATAGAACACTTTTAGAAGTAGGTGACGAGCGTGATACTAGTAATGGATGCTGGTAATTCGAATATCATTTTAGGTGTATATGAACAAGATCGACTTCGCTACCATTGGCGGATGGAAACAGATCCACGAAAAACAGAAGACGAATATGCCATGCAAATAAAGGCTTTCTTTTCACATGAAGGTTTATTATTTGAACAAATTAAAGGAATTATTATATCCTCAGTGGTACCGCCAATCATGTTTTCCCTTGAAGCGATGTGTCAAAAATATTTCCATAGTGCACCGCTTATCGTAGGTCCAGGTGTCAAAACAGGCTTAAATATAAAATATGAAAATCCACGTGAAGTTGGAGCAGATCGTATTGTAAATGCAGTAGCTGCCCTTTCAGAATACGGAGGGAAACCACTTATTATCGTCGATTTCGGAACAGCGATTACGTATTGTTATATAAATGAACAAGGTTTTTATATGGGTGGCGCTATTGCACCGGGAATTGGTATCTCGACAGAAGCTTTATATGCACGTGCATCAAAGCTACCACGTATCGAAATTATGCGCACAGAACAAGTGGTAGGTAAAAACACAATTGCGGCAATGCAAGCAGGGATTTTTTACGGATTTATTGGCCAAGTAGAAGGTATTGTCGGTCGCATGAAGGCACAGAGTAAGGTAGAGCCCTTAGTTATTGCTACAGGTGGCTTGGCAAAATTGATTGCAAATGAGACACAAATTATTGATGTCGTTGATCCTTTTTTAACATTAAGAGGCTTATATATCATATACAAAAGAAATCAATAGAAATGAGGAATTTACAACATGAAAGACTACTTAGTTAGAGCGATTGCATTTGACGGCCAAGTACGTGCATTTGCAACGACAACAACAGAAACTGTAAGTGAGGCACAAAAACGTCATAACACATGGCCAATTGTATCAGCTGCATTAGGTCGTTCTATGACAGCATCTGTAATGATGGGTGCAATGCTAAAAGGTGAAGATAAAATTACTGTTAAAATTGAAGGGAACGGTCCGATCGGTCCTATGGTTATCGATGCAGATGCAAAAGGAGATGTGCGTGGTTTTGTTACAAATCCACATGTACACTTTGATTTAAATGAGCACGGAAAATTAGATGTACGCGCAGGTGTAGGTACAGAAGGCGCATTAACAGTCGTAAAAGATTTAGGCATGCGCGACATGTTCTCTGGCCAAACACCCATTGTGTCAGGGGAAATTGCAGAAGACTTCACATATTACTTCGCAACTTCTGAACAGGTGCCTTCATCTGTCGGTCTTGGCGTATTAG belongs to Solibacillus sp. FSL R7-0682 and includes:
- the hslO gene encoding Hsp33 family molecular chaperone HslO translates to MKDYLVRAIAFDGQVRAFATTTTETVSEAQKRHNTWPIVSAALGRSMTASVMMGAMLKGEDKITVKIEGNGPIGPMVIDADAKGDVRGFVTNPHVHFDLNEHGKLDVRAGVGTEGALTVVKDLGMRDMFSGQTPIVSGEIAEDFTYYFATSEQVPSSVGLGVLVNPDNTILAAGGFIIQLMPGCEDDTIDEIEKRLSSIEPVSKMIEKGYTPEQILDAVLGEGNVQILSSMPVKFQCQCSKDRFGAAIIGLGVQEIQEMIDEDGQAEAQCHFCLENYHFSKVELEGFIDEIQS
- a CDS encoding MarR family winged helix-turn-helix transcriptional regulator — protein: MTSSEQLKQIILLMKTIDRQVTKQFEQQTDISMTRYELLYTLVNKGTVSQHVLKQALQIDQAAITRHLKLLEEDQFVVRSRNAQNNREVHVSITKEGRAHLTICKGGKDSFLEKLTEGFSEEELRKFYELLVRLQKNSDQCE
- a CDS encoding type III pantothenate kinase; amino-acid sequence: MILVMDAGNSNIILGVYEQDRLRYHWRMETDPRKTEDEYAMQIKAFFSHEGLLFEQIKGIIISSVVPPIMFSLEAMCQKYFHSAPLIVGPGVKTGLNIKYENPREVGADRIVNAVAALSEYGGKPLIIVDFGTAITYCYINEQGFYMGGAIAPGIGISTEALYARASKLPRIEIMRTEQVVGKNTIAAMQAGIFYGFIGQVEGIVGRMKAQSKVEPLVIATGGLAKLIANETQIIDVVDPFLTLRGLYIIYKRNQ
- a CDS encoding nitroreductase family protein; protein product: MTTQTQSAKELMHIRKSVRKYNEGVTIPKEVLQQLIQDAISAPSSSNMQPWRFLVIQDQEVKKELLPIANNQEQVEKCSAIIAVLGDIEMYERSEEIYNANVEKGVMSQEVADMMIANSRKLYSSLPQEVIKNIIHFDAGLVSMQMMLLAKELGYDTVPMGGFNKVEFAKYFNLPANEVPILLIAIGEAAVPAHGSTRIPAEKITRFI